One stretch of Halapricum desulfuricans DNA includes these proteins:
- a CDS encoding NAD(P)H-binding protein → MRVLVTGATGFVGSHLVPALLEAGHDVVAMTRDADRYDPPDGVEVVEGDLLEPETLAGDFDGVDAAYYLVHSLQTGGDFEERDRTAATNFAAAASGAGVERVVYLGGLGETGDDLSPHLRSRQEVEQLLARGSYDLTTLRAAIIVGAGSVSFRMVRQLVAKLPVMVAPRWVYTECQPIAITDVVSYLVGVLDAPETAGGTYEIGGPEVLTYKEMLVRTGEAMGKRPLVVPVPVLSPKLSSYWVDLMTDVPRSISHPLILGLKNPVVVTDDSIDRHVTVDRTPFGEAVERALAEAAT, encoded by the coding sequence ATGCGCGTACTCGTTACCGGGGCGACAGGATTCGTCGGCAGCCATCTCGTCCCAGCCCTGCTCGAGGCCGGCCACGACGTCGTCGCGATGACCCGCGATGCCGACCGGTACGACCCGCCCGACGGCGTCGAAGTCGTCGAGGGCGACCTGCTGGAGCCGGAGACGCTGGCCGGCGACTTCGACGGCGTCGACGCGGCCTACTACCTGGTCCACTCCCTGCAGACCGGCGGCGACTTCGAGGAGCGCGACCGGACGGCCGCGACCAACTTCGCGGCGGCCGCGAGCGGGGCCGGCGTCGAGCGCGTGGTCTATCTCGGTGGCCTGGGCGAGACCGGCGACGACCTCTCGCCGCACCTGCGCTCCCGTCAGGAAGTCGAGCAGTTGCTCGCCCGCGGGAGCTACGACCTGACGACGCTGCGGGCGGCGATCATCGTCGGCGCGGGCAGCGTCAGCTTCCGGATGGTCCGCCAGCTGGTCGCGAAACTACCGGTCATGGTCGCCCCGCGGTGGGTCTACACCGAGTGTCAGCCGATCGCTATCACCGACGTGGTCTCGTATCTCGTGGGCGTGCTCGACGCACCCGAGACTGCCGGCGGGACCTACGAGATCGGCGGCCCGGAGGTGCTGACCTACAAGGAGATGCTCGTCCGAACCGGCGAGGCGATGGGGAAGCGACCGCTGGTCGTCCCGGTCCCCGTGCTGTCGCCGAAACTCTCCTCGTACTGGGTCGATCTCATGACCGACGTGCCCAGATCGATCTCGCATCCGCTGATCCTCGGGCTGAAGAACCCGGTCGTCGTGACCGACGACAGCATCGACCGCCACGTTACGGTCGATCGAACGCCGTTCGGAGAGGCCGTCGAGCGCGCGCTGGCGGAGGCCGCAACGTGA
- a CDS encoding NAD(P)-dependent alcohol dehydrogenase, with protein MKAFVMKEIGETDVIEKERPEPGPMDAILKPTVGLVCTSDTHTVHGAIGEREDLTLGHEIVGVVDEVGEDVEDFEPGDRVAVGAITPDWNSEAAQDGHPSQSNGALGGWKFANVKDGTFAEYAHINDADGNLAHIPDGVTDHEAVYTADMLSTGFAGAENADIPMGGTVAVFAQGPVGMMATKGAELQGAGRIIAVETVENRKELAREYGATDVVDFEDGDPVEQIMELTDGRGVDAAIEALGADETLQDCIKVTKPGGTVSNVGYHGDGEFRRIPREEWGVGMAEIDIVTDLCPGGRLRIRRLLRLLEQGKVDPTKMTTHEFDFEDIQEAFEMMEAKDDDIIKPLIRFD; from the coding sequence ATGAAAGCATTCGTCATGAAAGAGATCGGAGAGACGGACGTCATCGAGAAAGAGCGGCCCGAGCCCGGGCCGATGGACGCGATCCTGAAGCCGACCGTCGGGCTGGTCTGCACGTCGGACACGCACACGGTCCACGGGGCGATCGGCGAGCGCGAGGACCTCACGCTGGGTCACGAGATCGTCGGCGTCGTCGACGAGGTCGGCGAGGATGTCGAGGACTTCGAGCCGGGCGACCGCGTGGCGGTCGGCGCGATCACGCCGGACTGGAACTCCGAGGCCGCGCAGGACGGTCACCCCTCCCAGTCCAACGGGGCGCTCGGCGGCTGGAAGTTCGCCAACGTCAAGGACGGCACGTTCGCCGAGTACGCGCACATCAACGACGCGGACGGCAACCTCGCGCACATTCCCGACGGCGTCACAGACCACGAGGCCGTCTACACGGCCGACATGCTCTCGACGGGGTTCGCCGGCGCGGAGAACGCCGACATCCCGATGGGCGGGACCGTCGCGGTCTTCGCGCAGGGCCCGGTCGGCATGATGGCGACGAAGGGCGCGGAACTCCAGGGTGCCGGGCGGATCATCGCCGTCGAGACTGTCGAAAACCGAAAGGAGCTGGCTCGCGAGTACGGAGCCACTGACGTCGTCGACTTCGAGGACGGGGACCCGGTCGAGCAGATCATGGAGCTGACCGACGGCCGGGGCGTCGACGCCGCGATCGAGGCGCTCGGCGCGGACGAGACCCTCCAGGACTGCATCAAGGTCACCAAGCCCGGCGGGACGGTCTCGAACGTCGGCTATCACGGCGACGGCGAGTTCCGGCGCATCCCCCGCGAGGAGTGGGGCGTCGGGATGGCCGAGATCGACATCGTCACCGACCTCTGTCCAGGCGGCCGCCTGCGTATCCGGCGGCTGCTGCGGCTGCTCGAACAGGGCAAGGTCGATCCGACGAAGATGACGACCCACGAATTCGACTTCGAGGACATCCAGGAAGCCTTCGAGATGATGGAGGCCAAAGACGACGACATCATCAAGCCGCTGATCCGGTTCGACTGA
- a CDS encoding MFS transporter: MDGNERSIVGFASAAHALVHTYELSIPVFVVVWLREFGASTAELGLAVTGGYALFGIGALPGGVLADRFGSRRLVAAGLAGMGLSFLALSFANGLVAVALALAGWGAAASVYHPAALSLLSTGIENRGTAFAYHGMAGNAGIALGPLVSALLLVAFDWQAVVRLLVVPAVAVAGYAAVVEFDERAAVDGDRTAGDRGVSTSSVFEASRTLFTGGFVLALAIVAANGLFYRGTLTFLPETLGDFLPPIDELFGVVGSDSVLAAELDTASLVYAGLLTVGIAGQYAGGKLSDRVSPTLGIAGAFGALVAVAVAFVPAARAGPGPLLAVSVLLGLFLFALQPLYQATVATYTPPDGRGLSYGYTYLVSFGLGATGATIAGYLLSTLGMSGTFLVLAVLPALGGGFALALYRWKPT; encoded by the coding sequence ATGGACGGAAACGAGCGATCGATCGTCGGGTTCGCGAGTGCGGCACACGCGCTCGTCCACACCTACGAGCTGTCGATCCCGGTGTTCGTCGTCGTCTGGCTGCGGGAGTTCGGGGCCTCGACCGCCGAGCTGGGGCTCGCCGTCACCGGGGGGTACGCGCTGTTCGGGATCGGCGCGCTGCCCGGCGGCGTGTTGGCCGATCGGTTCGGCTCGCGCCGGCTGGTCGCTGCCGGGCTCGCCGGGATGGGACTGTCGTTTCTGGCGCTGAGTTTCGCGAACGGGCTGGTCGCCGTCGCACTCGCGCTGGCCGGCTGGGGCGCGGCCGCCAGTGTCTATCATCCCGCGGCGCTGTCGCTCCTTTCGACGGGGATCGAGAACCGCGGCACGGCCTTCGCTTACCACGGGATGGCCGGCAACGCTGGTATCGCACTCGGTCCGCTCGTCTCGGCGCTGCTGCTGGTGGCGTTCGACTGGCAGGCTGTCGTCCGACTGCTCGTCGTGCCGGCAGTCGCCGTCGCGGGATACGCCGCCGTCGTCGAGTTCGACGAACGGGCCGCCGTCGACGGCGACCGCACCGCCGGGGATCGCGGGGTCTCGACGTCGTCAGTGTTCGAGGCGAGTCGGACGCTGTTCACCGGCGGGTTCGTGCTGGCGCTGGCGATCGTCGCGGCGAACGGCCTGTTCTACCGCGGGACGCTGACCTTCCTGCCGGAGACGCTCGGGGACTTCCTGCCGCCGATCGACGAACTTTTCGGCGTCGTCGGGTCCGACAGCGTACTGGCCGCGGAACTTGACACCGCGTCGCTGGTGTACGCCGGCCTGCTGACGGTCGGCATCGCCGGCCAGTACGCCGGCGGGAAGCTCTCCGATCGCGTGTCGCCGACGCTCGGCATCGCCGGCGCGTTCGGGGCACTTGTCGCTGTCGCCGTCGCGTTCGTCCCCGCGGCCAGGGCGGGGCCGGGACCGCTGCTCGCGGTTAGCGTCCTGCTCGGCCTGTTCCTGTTCGCGCTCCAGCCGCTCTATCAGGCGACTGTCGCCACGTACACGCCGCCGGACGGTCGGGGCCTCTCGTATGGGTACACGTACCTTGTTTCGTTCGGCCTCGGCGCGACCGGCGCGACGATCGCCGGCTATCTCCTCTCGACGCTCGGTATGAGCGGGACGTTCCTCGTACTCGCGGTGCTTCCGGCGCTCGGAGGAGGGTTCGCACTCGCGCTGTACCGGTGGAAACCGACGTGA
- a CDS encoding DUF7530 family protein, whose product MYREDRWVYESIVGSIPGVDFSRTQAMAIQLGLFGIGVIVIAALTDRWTAAPAGLAAVVVVSAGSVLMLTLGRRIRNLDVPGWYTHTLFGTGIEIVLGVFSYVGLITYLFVAEPREPGPSLLETLLGPEPSVLAVAFTLLVLWDVCYRIGTGWWASIVGLWRSVLFAERLDRSTRTALMEADLVTIGFAAVQLVLLPFLDGHRLLALLVAGHVVAVTVVSGLSVLLLRQSR is encoded by the coding sequence ATCTATCGCGAGGACCGGTGGGTCTACGAGAGCATCGTCGGTTCGATCCCGGGCGTGGACTTCTCCCGGACGCAGGCAATGGCGATCCAGCTCGGCCTGTTCGGAATCGGCGTGATCGTGATCGCGGCGCTCACCGACCGCTGGACGGCCGCGCCCGCGGGGCTGGCCGCCGTCGTCGTCGTCTCGGCCGGGAGCGTCCTCATGCTGACGCTCGGTCGCCGCATCCGGAATCTCGACGTGCCGGGATGGTACACCCACACCCTGTTCGGCACGGGGATCGAGATCGTACTGGGCGTGTTCTCCTACGTCGGGCTGATCACCTATCTGTTCGTGGCCGAGCCGCGCGAGCCCGGCCCGTCGCTACTCGAGACGCTGCTCGGGCCGGAGCCGTCAGTGCTGGCGGTGGCGTTCACGCTGCTCGTGCTGTGGGACGTCTGCTATCGAATCGGCACGGGCTGGTGGGCCAGTATCGTCGGACTGTGGCGCTCGGTCCTGTTCGCCGAGCGGCTCGATCGCTCGACCAGGACTGCGCTGATGGAGGCCGATCTCGTGACGATCGGGTTCGCGGCCGTCCAGCTCGTGCTGTTGCCGTTTCTGGACGGCCACAGGCTGCTGGCGCTGCTGGTCGCGGGCCACGTCGTGGCAGTCACGGTAGTCTCAGGGCTCTCGGTGCTGCTGTTGCGGCAGTCACGGTAG
- a CDS encoding calcium/sodium antiporter has protein sequence MAIPALELVVILASIGGLWIGARLLVEGASALAARLGVSRLVVGLTVVAFGTSMPEFAVTAEAALAGQGDIAVGNVVGSNVFNLGFVLGTTALLGTLDRTRRLVHRDGAALVLASVVLLVLLRDGQLTRPEGGLFLLGLVVYLSILIRSGTIATVAETVEPTRPVADAGRLLVGLVLVVGSARLLVESASTLAAAAGVSEWAIGVTVVAAGTSTPELVTAVVAARRGHSGLSVGSLLGSDLFNVLGVLGVAGLLGPLSVSPEAPRSVVWLLGTVLLVVTLLWTGRQLTRLEGGVLVVLAGIRWAVNLV, from the coding sequence ATGGCCATCCCCGCCCTCGAGCTCGTCGTAATCCTCGCGTCGATCGGCGGGCTCTGGATCGGCGCGCGATTGCTGGTCGAGGGCGCGTCGGCGCTGGCGGCGCGGCTGGGCGTCAGCCGTCTCGTCGTCGGGCTGACCGTCGTCGCGTTCGGGACCTCGATGCCGGAGTTCGCCGTCACGGCCGAGGCGGCGCTGGCCGGTCAAGGTGACATCGCCGTCGGCAACGTCGTCGGCTCGAACGTGTTCAACCTCGGGTTCGTCCTCGGCACGACGGCGCTGCTCGGGACGCTCGACCGCACGCGTCGGCTCGTCCACCGGGACGGGGCCGCGCTCGTGCTCGCTTCCGTCGTCCTGCTCGTCCTGTTGCGGGACGGTCAGCTCACCCGCCCCGAGGGCGGACTGTTCCTGCTGGGACTGGTGGTCTACCTGTCGATCCTGATCCGCAGCGGCACGATTGCGACCGTCGCCGAAACGGTCGAACCGACACGACCGGTCGCCGACGCGGGGCGGTTGCTCGTCGGGCTCGTGCTCGTGGTCGGGAGCGCACGACTGCTGGTCGAAAGCGCCTCGACGCTGGCGGCCGCGGCGGGCGTCTCCGAGTGGGCGATCGGCGTCACCGTCGTCGCCGCCGGGACCTCGACGCCGGAGCTGGTGACCGCGGTGGTCGCCGCGAGGCGCGGCCACTCCGGACTGTCGGTCGGGAGCCTCCTCGGGAGCGACCTGTTCAACGTCCTCGGCGTGCTCGGTGTCGCCGGGCTGCTGGGGCCGCTCTCGGTCTCGCCGGAGGCCCCTCGGAGCGTCGTCTGGTTGCTCGGGACGGTCCTGCTCGTCGTCACGCTGCTGTGGACCGGCCGGCAGCTGACTCGCCTGGAGGGGGGCGTGCTGGTCGTGCTCGCGGGGATCCGCTGGGCAGTCAACCTCGTCTAG
- a CDS encoding globin-coupled sensor protein — protein MQSDRSKLTPDKRQTVDGSELTTEIGIDSEEIAWRKSFTRLDDDDVAALSEMDPLFDAIADDLVDEFYDHLLEFQESVSVMDQSTRGVESLKGVQASYLRTLGRGNYDQQYFDQRARIGKIHDMLDMGPKFYMGAYSIYYRGILEAIAEDVKRSLDGDGSPAVSPDGGATEVLEDETVGELRDARSGADTGSVTPEAAIDAVVERSMSALKLLLIDQGVAMDTYIHSYSQQLETEIEQQRSTSEEIEAAVTETRDAAEELADSTQQISDIADSQARQMGEVASEVSNMSATIEEIASTAEEVDATSARAERLAEEGQEDATEAIGVMEDVTASTETVTEDVDRLQERIGEIDEVVEVINDIAEQTNILALNASIEAARAGEAGSGFAVVADEVKSLAGESQEHAAEIERVVEAIQDDADETVESLETATQQVQQGMDRVEDAMRNLEDIVEAISEASRGIQEVAEATDDQAASTEEVASMVDDLVEQSERVASEVETVATANRQQRAQVEQIYEAVQRLSTDGT, from the coding sequence ATGCAATCTGATAGATCGAAGCTGACACCGGACAAGCGACAGACGGTAGACGGATCGGAGCTGACGACCGAAATCGGAATCGACAGCGAGGAGATCGCGTGGCGCAAGTCGTTCACGCGACTGGACGACGACGACGTCGCCGCTCTCTCGGAGATGGACCCGCTGTTCGACGCGATCGCCGACGACCTGGTCGACGAGTTCTACGATCACCTCCTCGAGTTTCAGGAATCGGTCTCGGTGATGGATCAATCGACTCGCGGCGTCGAGTCGCTCAAGGGCGTGCAGGCCAGCTACCTGCGGACGCTCGGCCGCGGGAATTACGACCAGCAGTACTTCGATCAGCGCGCCCGGATCGGTAAGATCCACGACATGCTGGACATGGGGCCGAAGTTCTACATGGGTGCCTACAGCATCTACTACCGGGGGATCCTCGAGGCTATCGCCGAGGACGTCAAGCGGTCGCTCGATGGCGACGGGTCGCCAGCGGTGAGTCCGGACGGCGGCGCGACGGAGGTCCTCGAAGACGAGACCGTCGGAGAGCTACGTGACGCCCGGAGCGGCGCAGACACCGGGAGCGTGACGCCCGAAGCGGCGATCGACGCGGTCGTCGAGCGGTCGATGTCGGCGCTGAAACTGCTGCTGATCGATCAGGGTGTGGCGATGGACACGTATATTCACTCATACAGCCAGCAACTCGAAACCGAGATCGAACAGCAGCGCTCGACCAGCGAGGAGATCGAGGCGGCCGTCACCGAGACCAGGGACGCCGCCGAGGAACTCGCAGACAGCACCCAGCAGATCAGCGACATCGCCGACAGTCAGGCCCGGCAGATGGGCGAGGTCGCAAGCGAGGTCTCGAACATGAGCGCGACGATCGAGGAGATCGCCTCGACGGCCGAGGAAGTCGACGCGACGAGCGCTCGCGCGGAACGACTCGCCGAGGAGGGTCAGGAAGACGCCACCGAAGCGATCGGAGTCATGGAAGACGTCACGGCGTCGACCGAGACGGTGACCGAGGACGTCGATCGGCTGCAGGAGCGAATCGGCGAGATTGACGAGGTCGTGGAGGTGATCAACGACATCGCCGAGCAGACGAACATCCTGGCGTTGAACGCCTCGATCGAGGCCGCCCGCGCGGGCGAAGCCGGGTCGGGGTTCGCGGTCGTCGCCGACGAGGTCAAGAGCCTCGCCGGCGAGTCACAGGAACACGCCGCCGAGATCGAGCGAGTGGTCGAGGCGATCCAGGACGACGCCGATGAGACCGTCGAGAGCCTGGAGACCGCGACCCAGCAGGTCCAGCAGGGCATGGACCGCGTCGAGGACGCGATGCGCAACCTCGAGGACATCGTCGAGGCGATCTCGGAGGCCTCCCGGGGCATTCAGGAGGTCGCGGAGGCGACTGACGATCAGGCCGCCTCGACCGAGGAGGTCGCGAGCATGGTCGACGACCTCGTCGAGCAGTCAGAGCGCGTCGCAAGCGAGGTCGAAACCGTCGCCACAGCGAACCGGCAACAGCGGGCACAGGTCGAACAGATATACGAGGCCGTCCAGCGGCTCTCGACCGACGGGACGTGA
- the hjc gene encoding Holliday junction resolvase Hjc, translated as MVVSNEKGDRRERELVNALDAAGFAVMRAPASGSATERELPDVLAGDGTTFYAIEAKSSGGDPIYLSGEEIEALVYFSRNFGAKPRVGVRFDREDWYFFHPGDLYTTDGGNYRVKKETALAEGTDFEEFVGHSEKVTLDDIAEDDGPDQTVLDVLAAFDRGDLDIDEAAAMLED; from the coding sequence ATGGTAGTGTCCAACGAGAAGGGCGATCGCCGCGAGCGCGAGCTCGTCAACGCCCTCGATGCGGCCGGGTTCGCGGTGATGCGCGCGCCGGCCAGCGGGAGCGCGACCGAGCGGGAACTCCCGGACGTGCTGGCCGGCGACGGCACGACCTTCTACGCCATCGAGGCCAAATCCAGCGGCGGCGACCCCATCTATCTCTCGGGCGAGGAGATCGAGGCGCTGGTCTACTTCTCGCGGAACTTCGGCGCGAAACCGCGGGTCGGCGTCCGGTTCGACCGCGAGGACTGGTACTTCTTCCACCCCGGCGACCTCTACACGACCGACGGCGGCAACTACCGCGTCAAAAAGGAGACCGCGCTCGCGGAGGGAACGGACTTCGAGGAGTTCGTCGGCCACTCGGAGAAGGTCACGCTGGACGACATCGCCGAGGACGACGGCCCGGACCAGACCGTCCTGGACGTGCTCGCGGCCTTCGATCGGGGCGATCTGGACATCGACGAGGCCGCGGCGATGCTAGAGGACTAG
- a CDS encoding L-lactate dehydrogenase: protein MTTSIKGKVAIVGAGNVGATTAFALMNSGTVSEIALIDINREKAEGEAMDLSHGGAFVEPVDVYVGDYEDCWDADVVVITAGASQKPGESRMELLERNVDIFEDMVPQITDRIDPETVLLVVTNPVDILSYVTWEVSNLPHERIIGSGTVLDTARFKQVLSQHCDVAAQNVHAYVIGEHGDSEVPVWSSAHLAGMPFDDFCSACLRECGPDIKDELSEKVAGAAYEIIEKKGATNYAVALATAEIIDAIVRDEDTILTVSTLMQGQHGLDDVYLSLPSVVNRRGVRQVLEYDLTDEEHERLHASAETLQERLDELDLR from the coding sequence ATGACCACCAGCATCAAGGGCAAGGTCGCCATCGTCGGAGCCGGGAACGTCGGCGCGACGACGGCGTTCGCATTGATGAACAGCGGCACCGTCTCGGAGATCGCGCTGATCGACATCAACCGCGAGAAAGCCGAGGGCGAGGCGATGGATCTCTCCCACGGCGGGGCGTTCGTCGAGCCGGTCGACGTCTACGTCGGCGACTACGAGGACTGCTGGGACGCCGACGTGGTCGTGATCACCGCGGGCGCGAGCCAGAAGCCGGGCGAGAGCCGCATGGAGCTGCTCGAGCGGAACGTCGATATCTTCGAGGACATGGTTCCGCAGATCACCGATCGGATCGACCCCGAGACGGTGCTGCTGGTCGTCACCAATCCCGTCGACATTCTCTCGTATGTCACCTGGGAGGTCTCGAACCTGCCGCACGAGCGGATCATCGGCTCGGGGACAGTGCTTGACACCGCGCGGTTCAAGCAGGTGCTCAGCCAGCACTGCGACGTCGCCGCCCAGAACGTCCACGCCTACGTCATCGGCGAACACGGCGACAGCGAAGTGCCGGTCTGGAGCAGCGCTCACCTCGCAGGGATGCCCTTCGACGACTTCTGTTCGGCCTGCTTGCGGGAGTGCGGTCCGGACATCAAAGACGAGCTGTCGGAGAAAGTCGCGGGCGCCGCCTACGAAATTATCGAGAAGAAGGGCGCGACCAACTACGCAGTCGCGCTCGCGACGGCCGAGATCATCGACGCGATCGTCCGCGACGAGGACACGATCCTGACGGTCTCGACGCTCATGCAGGGCCAGCACGGCCTCGACGACGTGTATCTCAGCCTGCCCAGCGTCGTCAACCGCCGCGGCGTCCGGCAGGTGCTGGAGTACGATCTGACCGACGAGGAACACGAACGACTCCACGCCTCCGCCGAGACGCTCCAGGAGCGACTCGACGAACTCGATCTGCGATAG
- a CDS encoding ZIP family metal transporter yields MVGSVATQFEGVFGTNAVVHGLVGGLFIATLNLIGASLVLVWRDPSERTLDGALGFAAGVMMAAAFTSLIVPGIELTPDAVGWADGPLQPVPVLFGILLGTVALDRGDAVVPHAHYLLTGRKRRDAADPDESIPSVDDPRVASVVLFILAITLHNMPEGLAVGVGFGSGNVEDALPLMVAIGIQNVPEGLAVSIAAINAGLDRRAYALFAGVRAGVVEIPLAVAGAAAVVVFEPLLPYAMGFAAGAMLFVISDEIVPETHTRGHERVATLGLMVGVVLMLYLDVTLG; encoded by the coding sequence ATCGTCGGAAGCGTCGCGACGCAGTTCGAGGGCGTCTTCGGGACGAACGCCGTCGTCCACGGGCTGGTGGGCGGGCTGTTCATCGCGACGCTGAACCTGATCGGCGCGTCGCTGGTGCTGGTCTGGCGCGACCCCAGCGAGCGGACGCTCGACGGCGCGCTCGGGTTCGCCGCAGGCGTGATGATGGCCGCGGCGTTCACAAGCCTCATCGTCCCCGGGATCGAGTTGACGCCCGACGCGGTCGGGTGGGCTGACGGACCGCTCCAGCCCGTGCCCGTCCTGTTCGGAATCCTGCTCGGGACGGTCGCCCTTGACAGGGGTGACGCGGTCGTGCCACACGCACACTACCTGCTGACCGGCCGCAAGCGCCGTGACGCTGCCGACCCGGACGAGTCGATCCCCTCGGTCGACGACCCCCGGGTGGCCTCTGTCGTGCTCTTTATTCTGGCGATCACGCTGCACAACATGCCCGAGGGACTGGCCGTCGGCGTCGGGTTCGGCTCGGGCAACGTCGAGGACGCCCTGCCGCTGATGGTCGCGATCGGTATTCAGAACGTCCCCGAGGGACTGGCCGTCTCGATCGCGGCGATCAACGCCGGGCTCGACCGCCGCGCGTACGCGCTCTTCGCCGGCGTTCGGGCAGGCGTCGTCGAAATCCCACTGGCCGTCGCCGGCGCGGCCGCCGTCGTCGTCTTCGAGCCGCTTCTCCCCTACGCGATGGGCTTTGCCGCCGGCGCGATGCTGTTCGTCATCAGCGACGAGATCGTCCCCGAGACACACACGAGGGGCCACGAACGCGTTGCGACGCTCGGACTGATGGTCGGTGTCGTCCTGATGCTGTATCTCGATGTCACGCTCGGTTGA
- a CDS encoding thioredoxin family protein, producing the protein MSTTFNAEQPPERPVDLADGDELAAFVETYDDVLVEFYTDGCGVCASMEPVLSGVARSGVVVGTINPRDDPPLVEEYQIASVPTFVRFRDGEPVDRISEGFVPGEQLQAFAQG; encoded by the coding sequence ATGAGTACAACGTTCAACGCGGAACAGCCGCCGGAGCGTCCAGTCGATCTGGCCGACGGCGACGAGCTCGCAGCCTTCGTCGAGACCTATGACGACGTTCTCGTCGAGTTCTACACCGACGGCTGTGGCGTCTGTGCGTCGATGGAACCGGTACTGAGCGGCGTCGCCCGTTCGGGCGTCGTCGTCGGGACGATCAACCCCCGGGACGACCCGCCGCTGGTCGAGGAGTACCAGATAGCGAGCGTTCCCACCTTCGTGCGGTTCCGTGACGGCGAGCCGGTCGATCGCATCTCCGAGGGGTTCGTCCCCGGCGAGCAACTGCAGGCGTTCGCCCAGGGCTAG
- a CDS encoding EamA family transporter, whose product MNLGLGYAIASALLLGAYLYAIKRYFSPYPSPVYLVLVEGAAFLWYLPVAACTVDGDYLPAGADLWLFTVVFGVSAMTGLALLSFLAALRRGAVSYVAPISKIVPVFVLPLEILLLGQHLTLLQIGGVLVATAAVYVANYQPGELLEPFRRAATTTAAQLALASAAAFGVVDVGKRYLMQELSLPPQTFLPVMFFIVTLFVAPLAARASWPAETRQDLPKFAAAGLLVAVANHLVLLAFQLLPASIGSPIVNTQAVVAVLLGGILLNEDAFRVRLVAAGLAVAGITLITIG is encoded by the coding sequence GTGAACCTCGGACTCGGCTACGCGATCGCGTCGGCGCTGTTGCTCGGCGCGTATCTCTACGCAATTAAACGGTACTTCTCGCCGTACCCCTCGCCGGTGTACCTCGTGCTCGTCGAAGGGGCGGCGTTCCTCTGGTATCTGCCGGTCGCCGCGTGTACCGTCGATGGCGACTATCTCCCGGCCGGTGCCGATCTGTGGCTGTTCACGGTCGTCTTCGGGGTCTCGGCGATGACCGGGCTGGCCCTGCTGTCGTTTCTGGCAGCACTCCGGCGCGGCGCGGTCTCGTACGTCGCCCCGATCAGCAAGATCGTTCCCGTGTTCGTCCTGCCGCTGGAGATCCTCCTGCTCGGCCAGCACCTGACGCTGCTCCAGATCGGCGGCGTCCTCGTCGCGACGGCCGCCGTCTACGTCGCCAACTACCAGCCCGGCGAACTCCTCGAACCGTTCCGGCGGGCCGCGACGACGACCGCCGCCCAGCTGGCGCTGGCCAGTGCCGCCGCGTTCGGCGTCGTCGACGTGGGCAAGCGCTACCTGATGCAGGAGCTCTCGCTCCCGCCACAGACGTTTCTCCCGGTGATGTTTTTCATCGTAACGCTGTTTGTCGCGCCGCTTGCGGCTCGTGCGTCCTGGCCGGCCGAGACGCGACAGGACCTGCCGAAGTTCGCCGCTGCGGGCCTGCTTGTCGCCGTCGCCAACCACCTCGTGTTGCTCGCCTTTCAGCTGCTGCCCGCCAGCATCGGGTCGCCAATCGTCAACACGCAGGCGGTCGTCGCCGTCCTGCTCGGCGGGATCCTCCTGAACGAGGATGCCTT
- a CDS encoding TetR/AcrR family transcriptional regulator, whose product MDGPTGDPAGELSETRRELIEATRDAMCKHGFADLTMQAIADESEKSKAALHYHFDTKAELLAETLSYLLAEFIEEVDTGPRGDPEARLRALTEAQLFGPGGRDGDSSDHWEYHAMLIEIQSHAPHDETFEQQFTANYEYVRGLYADIIRNGIEQGVFEPVDPDRTAAHILAAIKGARVHHVTTEREDVAPTVYDALVEQVLDPLRA is encoded by the coding sequence ATGGACGGACCGACCGGGGACCCCGCGGGGGAGCTGAGCGAGACACGCCGGGAGCTGATCGAAGCGACGCGGGACGCGATGTGCAAGCACGGCTTCGCCGATCTGACGATGCAGGCGATCGCCGACGAGTCCGAGAAGAGCAAGGCGGCGCTGCACTACCACTTCGATACGAAGGCGGAACTGCTGGCCGAGACGCTGTCGTACCTGCTCGCGGAGTTCATCGAGGAGGTCGATACCGGTCCCAGGGGCGATCCCGAGGCGCGACTGCGGGCGCTCACGGAAGCCCAGCTGTTCGGCCCCGGCGGGCGGGACGGCGACTCAAGCGACCACTGGGAGTATCACGCGATGCTAATCGAGATCCAGTCGCATGCCCCCCACGACGAGACGTTCGAACAGCAGTTCACCGCCAATTACGAGTACGTCAGAGGACTCTACGCCGATATCATCAGGAACGGGATCGAACAGGGTGTCTTCGAACCAGTCGATCCCGACCGGACCGCGGCCCACATCCTCGCCGCGATCAAGGGCGCACGCGTCCACCACGTCACCACCGAGCGCGAGGACGTCGCCCCGACCGTCTACGACGCGCTGGTCGAGCAGGTACTCGACCCGCTCCGGGCGTGA